In Chloroflexota bacterium, one genomic interval encodes:
- the trpC gene encoding indole-3-glycerol phosphate synthase TrpC translates to MATYLDKIVEQRRKDLAAQVKRVPLEQIKAQAKAAPPPLDFAKAIAPGKLRIIAEVKKASPSKGVMAQEFNPVAIAGVYARNGASAISVLTEEPNFQGKLDYLVEIKKALEKQCPPLMRKDFILEPYQVYEARAYQADALLLIVACLEDAKLKELLKLTGDLKMSALVEVHTEQEAKRAVAAGVKIIGINNRNLHTFATDLQTTKTVLPHIPRGCTAVTESGIKTAADIAMMRRWGVSVFLIGEALMTSGDPAARLKEFLAIGR, encoded by the coding sequence ATGGCTACCTACCTCGATAAGATTGTCGAGCAGAGAAGAAAAGACCTGGCCGCCCAGGTGAAGCGCGTCCCGCTGGAGCAGATCAAGGCGCAGGCGAAGGCCGCGCCGCCGCCGCTCGATTTCGCCAAGGCCATCGCCCCGGGAAAGCTGCGTATCATCGCCGAAGTGAAAAAGGCCTCGCCATCCAAAGGTGTCATGGCCCAGGAGTTCAACCCCGTCGCCATCGCCGGGGTCTACGCCCGGAACGGCGCATCGGCCATCTCCGTCCTCACGGAGGAGCCGAACTTCCAGGGCAAGCTGGACTACCTGGTGGAGATCAAGAAGGCCCTGGAGAAGCAGTGCCCTCCCCTCATGCGGAAGGACTTTATCCTGGAGCCCTACCAAGTCTACGAGGCGCGCGCCTACCAGGCCGATGCCCTCCTCCTTATCGTCGCCTGCCTGGAAGATGCCAAGCTCAAAGAGCTGCTCAAGCTCACCGGCGACCTGAAGATGTCCGCCCTTGTGGAAGTGCACACGGAGCAGGAGGCCAAGCGCGCCGTCGCCGCCGGGGTCAAGATCATCGGCATCAACAACCGTAACCTCCACACTTTCGCCACCGACCTCCAAACCACAAAGACCGTTCTCCCGCACATCCCGCGCGGCTGCACCGCCGTTACCGAGAGCGGTATCAAGACCGCCGCCGATATCGCCATGATGCGCCGCTGGGGCGTCAGCGTCTTCCTTATCGGCGAAGCCCTCATGACCTCAGGCGATCCCGCCGCCAGACTGAAGGAGTTCCTTGCCATCGGCCGTTAG
- a CDS encoding phosphoribosylanthranilate isomerase gives MPSAVRVKICGVTKPEYALAAADAGADYIGLMFAESPRKISAGQAREIVLALKHAEGDRPKTVGVFVNRPPAEISAMAKEVGFDMAQLSGDEPEGELDSYTVPLIKVVHVDTSAPESIALLTLRRKLAFLTERAILPMLDAKVKGKYGGTGQTFDHSLAKSLAQEFDFLLAGGLSPDSIADVIAQVHPWGVDVSSGVETNGVKDVAKIRDFLRKAKT, from the coding sequence TTGCCATCGGCCGTTAGGGTGAAGATCTGCGGCGTCACCAAGCCCGAGTACGCTCTCGCGGCGGCAGATGCGGGCGCCGATTACATCGGCCTGATGTTCGCCGAAAGCCCCCGCAAGATAAGCGCGGGCCAGGCGCGGGAGATCGTACTGGCGCTCAAGCATGCCGAGGGCGACAGGCCCAAGACCGTCGGCGTCTTCGTTAATCGTCCGCCTGCGGAAATCAGCGCGATGGCGAAAGAGGTGGGCTTCGATATGGCCCAGCTCAGCGGCGACGAGCCTGAAGGCGAGCTGGACAGCTACACCGTTCCGCTCATCAAAGTCGTCCACGTAGACACATCGGCCCCGGAGTCCATCGCGCTCCTCACCCTCCGTCGCAAGCTCGCCTTCCTCACAGAGCGCGCCATCCTTCCCATGCTTGATGCAAAGGTTAAGGGGAAGTACGGCGGCACGGGTCAAACTTTCGATCACTCCCTCGCCAAGAGCCTGGCGCAGGAGTTCGATTTCCTCCTCGCAGGCGGCCTCTCACCCGATAGCATCGCGGATGTCATCGCCCAAGTCCATCCCTGGGGCGTGGACGTCTCCTCCGGCGTGGAGACGAACGGCGTGAAGGACGTGGCGAAGATCCGCGACTTCCTGAGGAAGGCCAAGACATGA
- a CDS encoding carbohydrate kinase family protein yields the protein MPSISSAPPLGRRIYVSGSMAYDRIMDFPGKFADHIMPDKIHILNVSFNVNGLVERMGGTAGNIAYALALLGEQPRILATIGHDYQRYFAWLQKNGISREGLRVIKEEFTAGAYITTDAADNQITGFNPGAMKHPCRYDISKADPRRSIGIIGAGNLDDMMTLPKAYKAKGIPYLFDPAQSLPIWDGRALAEALTGAKVLISNDYELGLIMKMTKLTKEQIVRRVGAVVTTKAEQGSVVTTKDGERHVAAVKLAKKPVDPTGAGDAYRGGFLKGLVTGKSFEESARLGSVIASYAVEVYGTQSYSFTKRDFEARYKRTFG from the coding sequence ATGCCCTCCATATCATCCGCCCCGCCCTTGGGCCGTCGCATCTATGTCTCCGGCTCCATGGCCTACGACCGCATCATGGATTTCCCCGGCAAATTCGCCGACCACATCATGCCGGACAAGATCCACATCCTGAACGTGAGCTTCAACGTGAACGGCCTGGTGGAGCGCATGGGGGGCACGGCAGGCAATATCGCCTATGCCCTTGCGCTCCTGGGGGAGCAGCCCAGGATATTAGCCACCATCGGGCACGACTACCAGCGGTATTTCGCATGGCTCCAGAAGAACGGCATCTCGCGCGAGGGGTTGCGGGTCATCAAGGAGGAGTTCACCGCAGGCGCGTATATCACCACGGATGCGGCGGACAATCAGATCACCGGCTTTAACCCCGGGGCGATGAAGCATCCATGCCGGTATGACATCTCCAAGGCCGACCCTAGGCGGAGTATCGGTATCATCGGCGCGGGGAACCTGGACGACATGATGACCCTGCCGAAGGCGTACAAGGCGAAGGGCATCCCGTACCTCTTCGACCCGGCGCAATCGCTCCCCATCTGGGATGGCAGGGCCTTAGCCGAGGCGCTCACCGGGGCGAAGGTGCTCATCTCGAACGACTATGAGCTTGGGCTCATCATGAAGATGACGAAGCTGACGAAGGAACAGATCGTCCGGCGGGTGGGAGCCGTGGTCACCACGAAGGCGGAGCAGGGCTCCGTGGTGACCACGAAGGACGGCGAGCGGCATGTGGCGGCGGTGAAGCTGGCGAAAAAGCCGGTGGACCCAACCGGCGCGGGCGACGCCTACCGGGGAGGCTTCCTGAAGGGACTGGTTACCGGGAAGAGCTTCGAGGAGTCGGCGAGGCTGGGCTCGGTCATCGCGTCATATGCTGTCGAGGTCTATGGGACGCAGTCGTACAGCTTTACAAAGAGAGACTTTGAAGCGCGGTACAAGAGGACCTTCGGCTAG
- a CDS encoding enoyl-CoA hydratase/isomerase family protein, with amino-acid sequence MAYENIKFEMAAEHVALVTLNRPKSLNALNKALWEELQDAVNRIETDTAIRVYLITGAPREEGRPWFSAGADLKARATGGPAPHWLANGVVNQIDDMLKPSIAVIDGFCTTGGMELIMACDLRIAAETASFSDWHLKSTGAGIGGWGAATRLARLVGTDKAKEMLLTGLTIDGREAARIGLVNRAVPSASLMATALDTAKTIAGMRPDGVKLTLGFLTLQSEMDKHQALRWAEITPKVMGIERAFKDMTERFIERNKE; translated from the coding sequence ATGGCCTATGAAAACATCAAGTTCGAGATGGCGGCGGAGCATGTCGCCCTTGTCACGCTGAACCGGCCGAAGAGCCTGAACGCGCTGAACAAGGCGCTGTGGGAGGAGCTGCAAGATGCCGTCAACCGGATCGAAACGGACACGGCAATCCGCGTTTATCTCATCACAGGAGCGCCGCGGGAGGAGGGCAGGCCGTGGTTCAGCGCCGGGGCGGACCTGAAGGCTCGGGCCACGGGCGGGCCCGCGCCGCACTGGCTGGCGAACGGCGTAGTTAACCAGATAGACGATATGCTGAAACCCTCCATCGCCGTCATTGACGGTTTTTGTACTACAGGCGGCATGGAGCTCATCATGGCCTGCGACCTGCGCATCGCGGCAGAGACGGCGAGCTTCAGCGACTGGCATTTGAAGAGCACCGGCGCGGGCATCGGCGGCTGGGGCGCGGCGACGCGGCTTGCGCGGCTGGTGGGGACGGACAAGGCGAAGGAGATGCTGCTGACGGGGTTAACGATAGATGGGAGAGAAGCGGCGCGGATCGGCCTAGTGAACCGGGCTGTGCCATCGGCGAGCCTGATGGCGACGGCGCTGGACACGGCGAAGACGATCGCGGGGATGCGGCCCGACGGCGTGAAGCTCACCCTGGGATTCCTGACGCTGCAATCGGAGATGGATAAGCACCAGGCGCTGCGCTGGGCGGAGATCACGCCGAAGGTCATGGGCATCGAGCGCGCCTTCAAGGATATGACCGAGCGATTCATCGAACGAAACAAGGAGTAG
- the trpD gene encoding anthranilate phosphoribosyltransferase, giving the protein MIKEAIGKLVDDLDLTEAEAGQVMTEIMTGAATPAQLAAFLVALRVKGETTHEILGLVRVMREKSLRVDVSGPLLDTCGTGGDASGTFNISTAAAIIAAAAGIRVAKHGNRSATSKCGSADVLEALGVRIRVTPEQAKQSIERIGIAFLFAQAFHPSMKYAGPTRAEIGIRTVFNILGPLANPARATRQVVGVAHPDLAPKMANALPGLGVEHALVVHGEDGLDEITLSGATTIHEVRGGQVTFTSVTPKELGLAKAAKADLAGGDKEQNAHIIRSLFKGEKGPKRDALLANAGAALYVGGKAASIKAGVAAAATVIDSGGAARKLDEWIAFSKALPS; this is encoded by the coding sequence ATGATCAAGGAGGCCATCGGGAAACTGGTTGACGACCTTGACCTCACGGAGGCCGAAGCCGGCCAGGTCATGACCGAAATCATGACCGGCGCGGCGACGCCCGCCCAGCTCGCCGCCTTCCTCGTGGCCCTCAGGGTCAAGGGCGAGACTACACATGAGATCCTCGGCCTTGTGCGCGTCATGCGCGAGAAGTCCTTGCGCGTGGACGTCTCCGGCCCGCTCCTGGACACCTGCGGCACCGGCGGCGATGCCAGCGGGACCTTCAACATCTCCACAGCCGCCGCCATCATCGCGGCCGCCGCCGGGATACGCGTCGCCAAGCACGGCAATCGCTCCGCCACGAGCAAGTGCGGCAGCGCCGATGTCCTTGAAGCCCTCGGCGTCCGCATCCGCGTCACGCCGGAACAGGCCAAGCAGTCCATCGAAAGGATAGGCATCGCCTTCCTCTTCGCCCAGGCCTTCCACCCTTCGATGAAATATGCAGGCCCAACCCGCGCCGAGATCGGCATAAGGACCGTCTTCAACATCCTCGGCCCCCTCGCCAACCCAGCCAGGGCCACGCGCCAGGTCGTCGGTGTCGCCCATCCTGATCTTGCGCCGAAGATGGCCAACGCCCTCCCCGGCCTCGGCGTCGAACATGCCCTTGTCGTCCACGGCGAAGACGGCCTCGACGAGATTACGTTGAGCGGCGCCACGACCATCCACGAAGTACGCGGCGGCCAAGTAACCTTCACCTCGGTCACCCCCAAAGAGCTTGGCCTTGCGAAGGCCGCGAAGGCCGATCTCGCAGGCGGCGATAAGGAACAGAACGCCCACATCATCCGCTCGCTCTTCAAGGGAGAAAAAGGCCCCAAGCGCGATGCACTCCTCGCCAACGCCGGAGCCGCCCTCTATGTCGGCGGCAAAGCGGCAAGCATCAAGGCCGGCGTCGCCGCGGCGGCCACCGTTATTGATAGCGGCGGAGCGGCGAGGAAGCTTGATGAGTGGATCGCCTTTTCAAAGGCTCTCCCCTCATAG